GTTAAGGGAGCACCTTGAAAAGATCCTATCGGGAACCAACCTTACACCCCAAGAGATGGCGGACGCCATGGAAAGCATCTTGTCCGGCGGTGAACCCCAAGCCCTGGTGGGGGCCTTCCTGGCGGGGCTTCGCGCAAAGGGGGAGACCGTGGAGGAGATAGCCTCCGCAGCCTCGGTGATTAGGAGCAAAGCCGTCCCCGTGAATCTAAAGTGTAAAACCCTCCTTGACATCGTAGGGACCGGCGGAGACCGGGCGGGAACCATCAACATATCTACCGGCGCATCGTTCATAGCCGCCGCGGCGGGGTCTTCGGTGGCCAAACACGGGAACCGATCCGTATCCAGCCGATGCGGAAGCGCCGATATCCTGGAAGCCCTAGGGATACCGCTTTTGGATAAGCCCCAGGACGTGGAAGCCTGCATCAGCAACACTGGCTACGGCTTCATCTTCGCCCCCCACTTCAACGGATCCATGAAAAACGTCGCCCCAGTACGGAAGGCCATAGGGCTTCGAACGGTCTTCAACATATTAGGCCCCCTCTCAAACCCAGCAAAGCCAACCCACCAGCTGGTGGGGGTCTTCTCCCCTAAGCTGGTCCGGCCCATAACGGAGGTCCTGGCCATACTCGGGGTCAGTAGGGCAATGGTGTTTCACGGACATGGCGGATTGGACGAGCTTTCGCTTAGCGGCCCCAACAGGGTGTGCCTGCTGGACCGGGGGAAGATCCAGGACATGGAGATACTCCCCGAGGACGCGGGGCTGTCCAGAGCACCCCTGGGGTNCGCCTCGGGGGGCGGCCCAGATGAGAACCGCCAGATCTTGCTGGACATATTCAGCGGCATGAGGGGCCCCATGAGAGACGTGGTGGTTCTCAACGCCGCCGCAGCCCTCTACGTGGACGGACTGGCCGCCGGGATATTCGAAGGAGCCCGCATGGCAGAACAGATCATAGACCGCGGCCTTGCCATGAAAAAGCTTGAAGAGGTGGCTCGATTCTCCAGGTCAATAACAGGAAAGGAGGAGGCAGTGTGATACTGGATCGCATAGTGGCTGAGAAAAACCGCCATGTTCGAGAGCTAAAAAGTCCCAAGCTGTCGCTGAAGGCCCGTCTGGCCGCGCCGGGGATCTCCATAATAGGGGAGATAAAGAAGGCCAGCCCCAGCAAGGGCATCTTGGCGGACACATTTGAACCGGATAAACTGCTTGAAGCCTACATCAAAGGCGGGGCTGACTGCGTCTCAATAGTTACCGACCAGCCCTTCTTTCAAGGAAGCCCGGACCTGATGAGGCAGCTCCGCCCTAAGGCAGATATACCTTTTCTTAGGAAGGACTTCCTCGTGGACCCGGTACAGGTTTATGAAAGCCTCTTCCTTGGGGCCGACGCGGTGCTTCTAATAGCCGCCATACTACCTGGCAAGAGGCTACAGAGCATGTTGAAAACCGCAAGGTCCATCGGCCTGGAGGCGGTGGTGGAGGTGCACGACCCAGAGGACCTCCGAAGAGCCTTGGCGTCTGAAGCGGACATCATGGGCATCAACAACCGAAACCTGCGGGACTTCTCCGTAAACCTTAACACCACGTGCCGGATCATGGAGGAACTAAGACGCCTTGAGCCCTCAAGCCGCCGGTATGTGATAGCCGAAAGCGGGATTTCCTGCCGGGAAGACGTGGTCCTCCTCGAGAAGGCGGGGGTTCACGGGATCCTTGTGGGGGAAAGCCTCATGGTCTCCAAGGACCCCTCCGCCCACATAAAAAGGCTTAAGGGGTTGATACGGTGATCCGGGTAAAGGTTTGCGGGATCACCAATGAGGCAGATGCCTTGGAGGCCGCTAAGCTTGGCGCCGACGCGGTGGGCTTCATCCTTACTCAAAGCCCCCGAAGGGTCAGCCTTGAGCGGGCAGCTTCCATAATCCAACGGCTTCCACCGTTCCTCTCCGTGGTGGGGGTGATGGCGGACCCCACCGAAGAGGAGCTGCGGGAAGCCGTCGAAAGCCGCCTGTTCGACTACCTCCAGTTCCACGGAAGCGAACCCCCTTCGCTTCTTGCGAATCTTCCCATCAAAACCATAAAGGCCCTAGGGGTCTCCCGCAGGGAAGACCTTGAAGCCCTGGAAAGATACAAGGAAGCGGCTCACTTCTTCCTATTGGACACGAAGGTAAGGGGCTTTTCCGGGGGCACGGGGCAGCCCTTCGACTGGTCGCTGCTGCAGGGGGTCCGTTTTACCCGCCCCTTCATCCTGGCCGGCGGGTTGGGGCCCCAAAACATAACCAAGGCCATAGGGCAAGCAAGCCCCCATGGGGTGGACATAAACAGCGCCATCGAAACATCCTCGGGAATAAAAGACCACCGCCTCATGGGGATGACGATCATGGCGGCCAAAGGCTGAACCAAAAAACAAGAGAGGTGATCATCCATGATACGAAGTGGATACTTCGGCCCTTTCGGCGGGAGGTTCGTACCGGAAACCCTGATCCCCGCTTTGGATGAACTGGAAAGGGCCTACAATGAGATAAAGGAGGATCGGGCCTTTCAAGAGGAGCTGAAGGAACTGCTCCACCGGTACGGAGGACGGCCTACACCCTTGACCTTTGCGGAGAGGCTGACACGCCACGCCGGAGGGGCAAAGATATATCTAAAGAGAGAGGACCTCAACCATACGGGGGCGCACAAGATAAACAACGCCCTGGGGCAAGCGCTCTTGGCCCGCCGCCTAGGAAAGCGCAGGGTCATCGCGGAGACCGGCGCGGGGCAGCATGGGGTTGCGGTGGCCAGCGCGGCAGCCCAGCTGGGACTTGAATGCCACGTGTTCATGGGGGCTGAGGACATGAAACGGCAGTCCCTTAACGTGGAAAGGATCTGCATCCTGGGAGCTAAGGTCATCCCCGTCTCATCGGGGAGCATGACGCTGAAGGACGCCACAAACGAGGCCATCCGGCACTGGGTGGCTAACGTGGAGGACACCCACTACATAATCGGCTCCGCCGTAGGGCCGCACCCATATCCATCGCTGGTAAGGGGTTTTCAGCGAGTCATAGGGGATGAGACCCGCCAGCAGATCCTGCAATACGAGGGACGCCTTCCCGACGCCCTCATAGCCTGCGTTGGGGGCGGAAGCAACGCCATAGGCCTGTTCTACCCATTCATCCCGGACAAATCCGTCCGCCTAATCGGCGTTGAGGCCGCAGGCAAGGGGCTTCAAACGGGGCTTCACGCCGCATCCTTAACCGGGGGGCGCCCCGGCGTGTTCCACGGCTGCCGCTCCTACCTTCTTCAGGACCAGGACGGCCAGATAATAGAGGCCTATTCCATCTCCGCCGGCCTAGATTACCCCGGCGTGGGTCCCGAACACAGCTTCCTCATGGAAACTCAAAGGGCTGAATACACATCCGTAACAGACCAGGACGCCCTTGAAGCTTTCTTCACCCTATCCCGCCTTGAGGGGATCATACCGGCCCTGGAAAGCGCCCATGCGGTGGCCCATGGAATCCGTCATGCCTCTGCTCTCCAGAAGGACCAGGTGGTAGTCGTAAACCTCTCCGGGAGGGGAGATAAGGACTTGCATACAGTGAAATTCATCATCGGAGGCGATAACATATGAACCGCCTTAAGGAAATATTCGAAAGCCGCAAGGCCCTCATCGCCTTCGTGATGGCCGGGGACCCGGACATCAACACATCCGCGGATATCTGCTCCACACTGGAAAGTTCTGGAGCCGACATACTGGAGCTGGGGATACCGTTCTCTGACCCGCTGGCTGACGGGCCGATCATACAGGCCTCGGGACAGCGATCCCTGAGGACGGGAACCACCCTATCATCGGTGCTGGATTTGGCTGAAACCCTAAGGAACACCGTTAAGGTGCCGCTGCTTCTCATGGGATACCTGAACCCCATCCTGCAATGCGGGGAGGAGCGGTTTGCCCGCCGGGCCGCGGAAGCCGGGATCGACGGGGTCATCGTGGCAGACCTCCCGTTCGACGAAGGGGAAAGCCTACGGGCTGCCCTGGATCGCGAGGGGCTCATAAACATCCCCATGGTATCCCCCAATTCGCCGGAGAAACGCCTCCAAGAGATGGGAAGAGAGGCCAGGGGGTTCGTGTATTGCGTCTCAATGCTGGGGACCACCGGATCCCGCAAGGACCTTCACGGGGACATGGAGGGCTACCTTCGGCGGGTCAGGAGGCATTTCAGCATACCTACGGTGGTGGGCTTCGGCATCAGCACCCCCGAACGAGCCAAGAGGGCGGGGGCGTTGGCGGACGGAGTTGTGGTTGGAAGCGCCATAATGGACCTGGTGGGGAAGCACCTGGAGGACAAGGAGCGACTACTTGATGGAATACGGGATCTTACTATCAAACTCAGGTCAGTCCTAGGGCCTTGAGGACCTAAAGCCCTGAGCAAACCCATGGCTTTTGCAACTTTGTCCACGACAAACCTCAAAAAGCAAGAAGGGGGTCATCCCAAGGGATGCCCCCCTTCTTTTAGTCCTCGTCCTTTTGTAGATTAAAAACCAAAGTAGCGAAGTAGTTTATCTTCTCCCCGTCCCTGTCGGATTTATCCGGGTTTTCCACGTTCACCTTTGAGCCTATCACGTTTAGCCCCGCGGATGGAACTCTTATGATGGCGTAACCATCATCGTCGGTCTTAACCGACATATCCACATCTCCGATAAAATCCGGGTACAGGGAGGCACCCTTAACCGGCTTCCCATGGAGCAGGACTCTTACTTTGAGGCTGTCCCCCTTTTTGAGGGACAGCGGGTTTACCGACGGAACCACCTGCAGGTCAAGGTCAGGCATGACGGCGGGGGATGCGGAAGGGTCGACGTAGGATGTGGAGAACTTAAGGGCCTTCATGCCAGATCCTACGGGGTTGTTGATTTGTGACTTGGGTTTGTTGTGCCACTTGCCGGAACTGTCCTGGGACCAGTATCCGTGGTCGAAGGCCAGGGTGATTATCTGAGCTCCAGGGGCTTTAGTTATTACCACGTGGTCCTGGAGCCTCTGAATTTCCACAGGTACTTGGCCTGCACCGTCTCCATACGCCCTGACCCATTTGACCTTTGACGGATCGTAAGCGTCGTTTGCAGCGCCCTCCCCAAGGATTATGGTCATCTTCGACTGCTGCTCCCCTATCCAAACACCGTGGGCGCTGGCAATGGATGGGACCGTCATGGCGACGGTTATGGCCAATAGTCCGCATAAGCGGCGTGCGGTACGGAACATCTATTGAACACCTCCTTGATCTTGGGACAGCATATGTTTGAGGCCTCAAACAATGGTTAACTTAGCATAAAAGTATCATCCCTGCAACGCTCCCATGAAGGTCTGTATTTTTTAATCATCTAATCAAATCTTCCACGCCGATGCGGTGTCGCTTTAATCACCATGGGAGGCCCATAGCCAAGAAATAAAAAGCAAGCGTCCCACCCCGATCCCGGCGGGGTGGGACGCTTGCTTCGAACCGCCAAAAGCCCTTGGCAATCGGCAAAAGGCTAGAACTCCCGGCGCTCCTTTATCCTGGCCGCCTTGCCGGACAGCTTCCGCAGGTAGTAGAGCTTCGCCCTGCGCACCCGGCCGCGGCGCACCACCTCAACCTTGTCGATGGTGGGACAGTGGATAGGGAATATCCTCTCCACACCCACGCCGTTGGAGACCTTCCTCACCACGAAGTTCTCCCTTATGCCTCCGTGCTGCCGGGCTATCACCACGCCCTCAAACACCTGAATCCTCTCCCGGTTGCCCTCCTTAACCTTCACGTGCACCTTCACGGTGTCGCCGGGCCTGAAAGGGGGCACGGGATCGGCCTTGGAATACCTCTTCTCCACCAAGGCGATGCGCGGATCTATCATCTTCTTTCCCTCCTCGCTGACATTTGTCTCTTCTGTTATGAGCCCAAGGGGCTCCCATAAGACCGGATAAACCACCGATCTTCCGGATCAGATGCCCACACACTGAACCTGTAATCCCCCTGGAAGGTCTCAGCCCTCCTGGGATCTAGGATCATCCACCTGGAAGAACCGGGTGAGCCAGTGGCACAAGGTCTCACCCAAACTCGCCGGCCCCCGCGGGGACCTCAGCGACCCGAGCAGCACGTCTCCTTCAAACCGCCCTCCCAGGGCCATCACCGAGGGGCCTTGATACTCAAGAACCCTCCTCTTGGCGGAAAGCCACCGGAAGTCCCCGTCCTCCGAGACGGCCAACACAAGGGGCTTGGTCTTCTCCCTGGAGGTTATCCACCTCAAGGCGGCCCCGAAGGAGGGGAAGAACTTTACCCCCTCTCCGCCCAGGTCCCCCTTAAGGGACCGGTGGGCCAGAAGCCGCAAGCCGCCGAAGGCGCCGCAAAGCGGAAGCAGCTTGAAGGGGTCGCACCCATCCTCCCCAACGTACACGTAGAAGCCCCCGTTGAGGTGTCCGTTAAGACCGGTCCTAGCCAACAGGTCCGGCCTCCTCTCAAGGGTCCTTCGAACCCTCTCCCCACGGCGGAACTCCTCGATGACCCCATGGTCTCCCCCAAGCAGCTCCTCCGGGGCTTTAATACCCCGCCAGGCCGCGGGCCTCGTGTAGTGGGGATGGTCCAGGAAGCCCCTGTAGAACGAGTCCTCCCTAACCGCCTCCATGCGGCCCACCACGCCGGGTACCAATCGGGCCACCGCGTCCAACACCGCCATGGCTGGCAGCTCCCCGCCGGTTAGCACGAAGTCCCCAAGGGATACCTCCAGGTCCACGTGCTCCCCCACAAACCGCTCGTCCACCCCTTCGTAGTGGCCGCAAACAAGCAAGAGATGCTCCTTGCGGGCCAGCTCCTCCACCAGCTCCTGGTGAAGGTGAACCCCCTGGGGGCTTGGGTATACCACGAAGGGCTCGCAACCGGCGCTCACGGACTCAACCGCCCGGGAAAGGGGCTCCGCCATGAGCACCATTCCCCCGCCGCCGAAGCTGTAATCGTCCACCTGGCGGTAACTTCCGTCGGCAAAGTCCCTAAGATCCAGCACCTGAACGTCCAAAACCCCGGAGGACACCGCCCGACCGATGACGCTGAAGCTCAGGTAACCCCTTATGAGATCCGGAAAGGCGGTAACGACGGTTATCCTCATCCCCTCAAAGCCTCAATCCCAGAGGCCCTCCAGCAGATGGACCCTCATAACCCGAGCCTCAAGGTCCACCTGGATCACCACGTCCTTGATGGCGGGGATCATCTTGAGGGCCCCGTCGGGGGTGCGGACCTCGTAGACGTCGTTGCTGCCGGTGGGAAGAACCCCTTCCACCAGACCCAGCACTTCGCCGCTGTCATTGTCAACCACCTGAAGGCCCAGGATGTCGTCTATCCAGTAGACCCCCTCCTCCAGGGGCACCCGCTCCTCGGGGGCCACGGTGACCATAGCTCCCTTGAGCTCCTCCGCCTCCTCCATGCTGTCCACCCCCTCAAGGGTGACTATGAAGAGGTCCCTCCCGTCCTGGAAGCGAATATCCAGCACCGGCAGCTCCCTGGGAGGGCGCCTGCGGCCCCGGATCTCCGGCAGCTCAAGGTAGAGGCTATCCATGTCCAGGAACCGGTCCGGGTAGTCCGTGAGGGGCTTGAGTTTCAAGGCCCCCTTCACACCGTGGGTACCCACTATCCGTCCCACTATCACCCGGGACCTAGAGCTCTTCTCCATCGACAGGGCCTTCCTCCTCGTCCACCTCAACGTCCACCCGTTCCTTGGCCTTCACCGCCGCCGCCTTGGCTATCAGCCTTATGGCGTTTATGGTGGACCCACGTCTTCCTATCACCCGCCCCATGTCCTGATCCGCCACCTTTATGGTCACCAGGACCGAACCGGAGCCGTTCCTGACCTCGGACACCCGCACCTGATCGGGCAAGTCCACCAGCCCCTTCACTATGCCTTCCACCAGAGCGGCGTAGTCGGGCATGGCAGTCCAAACCCTCTTACGCCTTCTCGGCGGTGAACTTGTCCCAGACGCCGGTCTTCTTGAGAACCGCCCTGGCGGTGTCGGAAGGGGTAGCCCCCTGCTTAAGCCAGTACAGGGCCCTCTCCTCGTTCACCTTGAGATCCGCAGGATCCGTCATGGGGTTGTAGGTGCCGATTAGCTCGATGAACTTACCATCCCTGGGGGAGCGGGAATCCGCCACCACCAAACGATAAAAGGGACTCTTCTTCCTCCCCTGACGGGTAAAACGTATGCGAACCGCCATGGATTTACACACCTCCTGTTTAAATGGGTCTGCGCCCCCGGTGGGGACGAACCTTATCTGAAAAGACCCTTAAGGCCCTGGGGGATCCTAAATCCCTTCTTAGGACCCTTGCCGAAGGCCTTCATCAGGTCCTTCATCTGCTCGTACTGATGCAAAAGCTGGTTCACCATCTGAACCGACGTGCCGGAGCCCTGGGCTATGCGGCGCCGCCTGGAACCCTTTATTATCTCCGGCCTGCGCCTCTCCGCGGGGGTCATGGAGAGGATTATGGCCTCCATGTGCTTTATCCTCTTAGGATCCACCTGGGCGTCCTTGAGGGCCTTCGACGCCCCCGGCACGGGGAGCATCTCGATCACCTTCTCCAAGGGCCCCATCTTCTGAACCTGCCGAAGCTGAATCAGCATGTCCTCCAGGGTGAACCGGTTCTTCTTTAGGCTCTCGGAAAGGCGCTCCACGTCCTCCTCGGAGGCGGCCTGCTGGACCCGCTCCAGAAGACCCATCACGTCCCCCATGCCAAGTATCCGCTGGGCCATGCGGCTGGGGTCGAAGGCCTCCAGGTCCTCCACCCGCTCGCCAACCCCCGCGAGCCTCACGGGAGTGCCGGTGACCGCCTTTATGGTGAGCGCCGCGCCGCCCCTGGCGTCGCCGTCCAGCTTCGTGAGCACCACGCCGGTAAGTCCAAGGCGATCGTTAAAAACCTGGGCCACGGACACCGCTTCCTGACCGGTCATGGAGTCCACCACCAAAAGCACCTCGTGGGGGTTCACCGACTCCTTGAGGACCCGAACCTCCTCCATGAGCTCCTCGTCTATCTGGAACCTTCCGGCGGTGTCGACGATCACCAGGTCCACCAGGCTCTCGGAACACCTCTCCATGGCCCTCCTGGCCACCTTAACCGGGTCGGTCTCCCCCTCCTCGGGCCCAACGAAGGGAACCCCTATGGAAGAAGCCAACACCCTCAACTGCTCCACCGCGGCAGGACGCCGAAGGTCGCAGGCCACCAGCATGGGCCTGTGGGACCGCTTCATCTTGAGGGCTATCTTGGCGGCGGTGGTGGTCTTACCGGATCCCTGAAGCCCCACCATCATGTACACCGTGGGGGGCTTGGAAGCTATGGACAGGGGCTTCACGTCCCGGCCCATGAGGTCCAGCAGCTCCTCAAAGACGATGGCGTAAACCTGCTGGGCGGGGGTTATGGAGGAAAGCACCTCCTGACCGGTGGCCCGAACCCTTACTCGGTCCACGAAGTCCTTTACCACCTTGTAGTTCACGTCCGCCTCAAGAAGCGCAAGCCTGACCTCCCGAAGCGCCAGGTTCACGTCCTCCTCGGTCAGCTTTCCCTTGCCCCTAAGGGAGGTGAAGACCTTCTCAAACCTATCCTTCAGGGAGTCGAACATCTACCTGTCCCTCCTTGCGCCCCAAGATACCCAACAGCTCATCCGCAAAGCCGGAAGGCAGATCCCGCCGGTAACGATCCAGCAGTTTCTCGATCTCCTCCCGCAGGCGCTCCCTCTCCGCAAGAAGCCCCATGGACTCCTCGGCGGACAAAAGGTGCTCCCTGGAACGCTGCACCAGATCGTGCGCCCCCTGACGGCTCACGTTGAGCTCCGCCGCCGCCTCGGAAAGGGAGCAGTCCTCCAGGACCACCAGCTCAAAGGCCCGCCTCTGCTTAGGCGTCAAAAGCCCCCCGTAGAGGTCGTAAAGGTCGCAAAGCCTCAACCGCTGGTCCAAAAGGTCGTCCATGAAGAGAACCTCCCCGCCACAAAGCAGCCAGTGTACTCTAACACCCACCGCAACATCCGTCAAGACATTTACCTTGACAGGCTCCGGATGCTTGTAAAAAGACCAAAAAACGAAACGGGCCGGGGCAAAACCCCGGCCCTTGCATATCAAACCACGCCGCAGAACTCCCCCAAAAGCGCGGGAATACGCCGCCCCTCAAGGGGCTGCAGCTGCCAGAGGGCCTTAAAGCCTTCCGCAGTCGCACTCCCCGCAGCCGGAGAATATGCCCTCGTCCATCTCCTGCAAGGCGGTCCAGAGCTCGAACAGGGCCTGCCTCTTGCAGGCCAGCGCATGGGCTATGGCAAACCTCACCCCCGGCTCCCTGGAGGAGGCCATGCTCCTCAAAAGGCCGTCAATGGACATGAGCTCCTCCGCCACCGCCTTGCGAAGCACCGACGATTCCTCTACCAAATCCGGCAAATCACGACCTTCCGGCAAGGCCATCAGCCCTCCTGGCCATCACAGTGGCACTGGCTCTCGATGTAGTCCTTCAGCTCGTCCATGAGGAACTCCCTTAGGATCTCGCAGGCCTCCTTGCGGACCTCATGGCCCCTCTCCTTGATGAACTTCTCCCGGACCTCCTCAGGCGCCACGTCGATGCCCTCCCAGTCGATCTCCTCCATGAGACCCTCCACGAAGGACTCGTTCACGTCCGGCACCTGCACACCCCAGTCCTGCACCTTGCCCTTAATCTCCTCCCTCCCCACGAGGACCGAAGGAACCACCACCACGGTGGGGCAACAGGATGAGCAGGAGCACACCCCCTCGCCGCCCAGCCTCTCGTTGGCGTAGTGCTCCGCATCGCTCCGGCTGGTGAAGACGTGGGCGTCGTACCTGTCCCCGTCAACCTCTATGACAACCCATACCTTGTCGCTCATGCCCATCCCCCCTGGAGAAAAGGTTGAATTTGACGGAAACCAAAAGGATAAAGGGAAATAAGGTAGATCCCCAAAACCGCCAAACCCGGTTAGATATTACCCCCTAAGGGGCCCCAGTTCAACGGCCAAAGGCATCAGCAACCCTCACAGTAGTTAACAAGACATCCTATGCCCTCCACGGACACCTCCACCCGGTCGCCGGGCCTTAAGGGGCCCACCCCAGCGGGAGTGCCGGTGGCTATCACGTCCCCGGGCATAAGGGTGGCAAAGCGGCTTATGTGGGATATTATCCTGCCCACCGAGAAGACCATGTCCGCCAAACGCCCCCGCTGCACCTCCACCCCGTTCACCCTGGTCACAAGATCTCCAAGGCCCTCCATGGAGGACCCAAGAAGCAGCCAGGGGCCCAAGGGGGCAAAGGTGTCAAAGCCCTTGGCCCTGGTCCACTGCCCGTCCTTCCGCTGCAGGTCCCTGGCGGTAACGTCGTTGAAACAGGTGTAACCCAACACCGCATCCAAAGCCTCATCCTCCGACAGGTTCCTGCAGCTTCTTCGGATCACCACCGCAAGCTCCCCCTCGTAGTCGATCCTACCAGCCCAGGACGGCAGCCCTATGGCGTCCCCATGGCCTATCAGGGCGGTGACGGGTTTGAGAAAGACCAGCGGCTCCAATGGAACCTGGTTCCCCAGCTCCGAAGCGTGCTCCACGTAGTTGCGCCCAACGCAGTATATGGACCCAGGCTTAACGGGGGGAAGAAGCCGCACCTCTCCAAGGCCGAAACTCGATCCGGTCCTCTCGAAAGGCCCAAAGGGCCCGGCGGACACCTCCTCCAGAAGCATCCGCTCCTTTCCACCATAGCCCTTGAGCACCCCGAAACGCTCCCCGCCATCACCGGGGAGACAAAACCTGCAGAACCGCTCTAATTCCATCCGCAAGACC
The sequence above is a segment of the Thermanaerothrix sp. genome. Coding sequences within it:
- the rplS gene encoding 50S ribosomal protein L19; the encoded protein is MIDPRIALVEKRYSKADPVPPFRPGDTVKVHVKVKEGNRERIQVFEGVVIARQHGGIRENFVVRKVSNGVGVERIFPIHCPTIDKVEVVRRGRVRRAKLYYLRKLSGKAARIKERREF
- the rimM gene encoding ribosome maturation factor RimM (Essential for efficient processing of 16S rRNA), whose protein sequence is MEKSSRSRVIVGRIVGTHGVKGALKLKPLTDYPDRFLDMDSLYLELPEIRGRRRPPRELPVLDIRFQDGRDLFIVTLEGVDSMEEAEELKGAMVTVAPEERVPLEEGVYWIDDILGLQVVDNDSGEVLGLVEGVLPTGSNDVYEVRTPDGALKMIPAIKDVVIQVDLEARVMRVHLLEGLWD
- the rpsP gene encoding 30S ribosomal protein S16; protein product: MAVRIRFTRQGRKKSPFYRLVVADSRSPRDGKFIELIGTYNPMTDPADLKVNEERALYWLKQGATPSDTARAVLKKTGVWDKFTAEKA
- the trpB gene encoding tryptophan synthase subunit beta, yielding MIRSGYFGPFGGRFVPETLIPALDELERAYNEIKEDRAFQEELKELLHRYGGRPTPLTFAERLTRHAGGAKIYLKREDLNHTGAHKINNALGQALLARRLGKRRVIAETGAGQHGVAVASAAAQLGLECHVFMGAEDMKRQSLNVERICILGAKVIPVSSGSMTLKDATNEAIRHWVANVEDTHYIIGSAVGPHPYPSLVRGFQRVIGDETRQQILQYEGRLPDALIACVGGGSNAIGLFYPFIPDKSVRLIGVEAAGKGLQTGLHAASLTGGRPGVFHGCRSYLLQDQDGQIIEAYSISAGLDYPGVGPEHSFLMETQRAEYTSVTDQDALEAFFTLSRLEGIIPALESAHAVAHGIRHASALQKDQVVVVNLSGRGDKDLHTVKFIIGGDNI
- the trpD gene encoding anthranilate phosphoribosyltransferase; this translates as MLREHLEKILSGTNLTPQEMADAMESILSGGEPQALVGAFLAGLRAKGETVEEIASAASVIRSKAVPVNLKCKTLLDIVGTGGDRAGTINISTGASFIAAAAGSSVAKHGNRSVSSRCGSADILEALGIPLLDKPQDVEACISNTGYGFIFAPHFNGSMKNVAPVRKAIGLRTVFNILGPLSNPAKPTHQLVGVFSPKLVRPITEVLAILGVSRAMVFHGHGGLDELSLSGPNRVCLLDRGKIQDMEILPEDAGLSRAPLGXASGGGPDENRQILLDIFSGMRGPMRDVVVLNAAAALYVDGLAAGIFEGARMAEQIIDRGLAMKKLEEVARFSRSITGKEEAV
- a CDS encoding KH domain-containing protein is translated as MPDYAALVEGIVKGLVDLPDQVRVSEVRNGSGSVLVTIKVADQDMGRVIGRRGSTINAIRLIAKAAAVKAKERVDVEVDEEEGPVDGEEL
- the ffh gene encoding signal recognition particle protein, encoding MFDSLKDRFEKVFTSLRGKGKLTEEDVNLALREVRLALLEADVNYKVVKDFVDRVRVRATGQEVLSSITPAQQVYAIVFEELLDLMGRDVKPLSIASKPPTVYMMVGLQGSGKTTTAAKIALKMKRSHRPMLVACDLRRPAAVEQLRVLASSIGVPFVGPEEGETDPVKVARRAMERCSESLVDLVIVDTAGRFQIDEELMEEVRVLKESVNPHEVLLVVDSMTGQEAVSVAQVFNDRLGLTGVVLTKLDGDARGGAALTIKAVTGTPVRLAGVGERVEDLEAFDPSRMAQRILGMGDVMGLLERVQQAASEEDVERLSESLKKNRFTLEDMLIQLRQVQKMGPLEKVIEMLPVPGASKALKDAQVDPKRIKHMEAIILSMTPAERRRPEIIKGSRRRRIAQGSGTSVQMVNQLLHQYEQMKDLMKAFGKGPKKGFRIPQGLKGLFR
- the trpC gene encoding indole-3-glycerol phosphate synthase TrpC, whose amino-acid sequence is MILDRIVAEKNRHVRELKSPKLSLKARLAAPGISIIGEIKKASPSKGILADTFEPDKLLEAYIKGGADCVSIVTDQPFFQGSPDLMRQLRPKADIPFLRKDFLVDPVQVYESLFLGADAVLLIAAILPGKRLQSMLKTARSIGLEAVVEVHDPEDLRRALASEADIMGINNRNLRDFSVNLNTTCRIMEELRRLEPSSRRYVIAESGISCREDVVLLEKAGVHGILVGESLMVSKDPSAHIKRLKGLIR
- a CDS encoding phosphoribosylanthranilate isomerase, with the protein product MIRVKVCGITNEADALEAAKLGADAVGFILTQSPRRVSLERAASIIQRLPPFLSVVGVMADPTEEELREAVESRLFDYLQFHGSEPPSLLANLPIKTIKALGVSRREDLEALERYKEAAHFFLLDTKVRGFSGGTGQPFDWSLLQGVRFTRPFILAGGLGPQNITKAIGQASPHGVDINSAIETSSGIKDHRLMGMTIMAAKG
- a CDS encoding DUF4198 domain-containing protein: MFRTARRLCGLLAITVAMTVPSIASAHGVWIGEQQSKMTIILGEGAANDAYDPSKVKWVRAYGDGAGQVPVEIQRLQDHVVITKAPGAQIITLAFDHGYWSQDSSGKWHNKPKSQINNPVGSGMKALKFSTSYVDPSASPAVMPDLDLQVVPSVNPLSLKKGDSLKVRVLLHGKPVKGASLYPDFIGDVDMSVKTDDDGYAIIRVPSAGLNVIGSKVNVENPDKSDRDGEKINYFATLVFNLQKDED
- a CDS encoding fumarylacetoacetate hydrolase family protein: MELERFCRFCLPGDGGERFGVLKGYGGKERMLLEEVSAGPFGPFERTGSSFGLGEVRLLPPVKPGSIYCVGRNYVEHASELGNQVPLEPLVFLKPVTALIGHGDAIGLPSWAGRIDYEGELAVVIRRSCRNLSEDEALDAVLGYTCFNDVTARDLQRKDGQWTRAKGFDTFAPLGPWLLLGSSMEGLGDLVTRVNGVEVQRGRLADMVFSVGRIISHISRFATLMPGDVIATGTPAGVGPLRPGDRVEVSVEGIGCLVNYCEGC
- the trpA gene encoding tryptophan synthase subunit alpha, producing MNRLKEIFESRKALIAFVMAGDPDINTSADICSTLESSGADILELGIPFSDPLADGPIIQASGQRSLRTGTTLSSVLDLAETLRNTVKVPLLLMGYLNPILQCGEERFARRAAEAGIDGVIVADLPFDEGESLRAALDREGLINIPMVSPNSPEKRLQEMGREARGFVYCVSMLGTTGSRKDLHGDMEGYLRRVRRHFSIPTVVGFGISTPERAKRAGALADGVVVGSAIMDLVGKHLEDKERLLDGIRDLTIKLRSVLGP
- the trmD gene encoding tRNA (guanosine(37)-N1)-methyltransferase TrmD, encoding MRITVVTAFPDLIRGYLSFSVIGRAVSSGVLDVQVLDLRDFADGSYRQVDDYSFGGGGMVLMAEPLSRAVESVSAGCEPFVVYPSPQGVHLHQELVEELARKEHLLLVCGHYEGVDERFVGEHVDLEVSLGDFVLTGGELPAMAVLDAVARLVPGVVGRMEAVREDSFYRGFLDHPHYTRPAAWRGIKAPEELLGGDHGVIEEFRRGERVRRTLERRPDLLARTGLNGHLNGGFYVYVGEDGCDPFKLLPLCGAFGGLRLLAHRSLKGDLGGEGVKFFPSFGAALRWITSREKTKPLVLAVSEDGDFRWLSAKRRVLEYQGPSVMALGGRFEGDVLLGSLRSPRGPASLGETLCHWLTRFFQVDDPRSQEG